A segment of the Vibrio parahaemolyticus genome:
GCATCCAAACGGTCCAACAGTTGCGAATGGCGTTCGCACAATAGTTGATGAAGTTCGCAAAGAGATTAACGCTCACGGCGTTTCCGTTGTTCGTATTCAGCTAAAAGACAATATGTGGAAATTGGTGGATACCGATCCGCTTAACCGCCGATACACTGGTGCGACAGTGATGGATTTATCTGGCCCAGTCGCTCACACGGCGCTTACTGTGACGCGTTTTTCGCCTGATGGCAGCCAAGCTCGTGGTACGTTAAACAACTGTGGCAACGGCTATACGCCGTGGGGCACTTACCTCACGTGTGAAGAGAACTGGCCCGGTTACTTCGTTAATACGGGGACTCGCACAGAAGAACAAGATCGTATTGGTGTGGATGATAAGAGCACGCGCTACTTGTGGGAAACATTGGCAGGTAACGCAGAAGAGCGTTTAGATGAGTTCACGCGTTTTAATGTTGCACCAACAGGCACCAGCTCTGCAGACGATTACCGTAACGAAGCGAACGGCCATGGCTACATTGTAGAAATTGACCCATATACCCAAAACTCTCGTGCGAAAAAACGTACCGCGCTTGGTCGCTTCCGCCACGAAGGTTGTGCTTTCGGTAAGCTAGAAGAAGGCAAACCCGTAGTATTTTACTCAGGTCATGATTCTCGTTTTGAATACCTTTATAAGTTCGAATCTACAGCGACTTGGGATCCTGCTGATGCAAATCCTGCGAATCGCTTGGCGACGGGCGACAAGTACATGGACGAAGGCACACTTTACGTTGCGCGTTTCAATGAAGACAGCACAGGTACTTGGTTGCCGCTAACGCTTGATAGTGTGACGACATCTGGTGGTACGCTTGCTGATCATTTTAACTCGTTAGCGGAAGTTATCATTAATACGGCTGGCGCGGCTGACCTTGTTGGCGCAACGCCAATGGATCGTCCTGAATGGTGCTCGGTTGACCCGTTCACGGGCTCTGTATACCTCACGCTAACCAATAACACGCGCCGCACAGACGAAACGAATCCAGCAAACCCACGCTTAAACAACAAGTTTGGTCACGTTATTCGTTGGGATGAAGGCAATTCTGCGACAGACTTTACTTGGGATATCTTTGTTTTTGGTTCGCCTGCAAATGGTGATGCAGACACAAACCGTTCTGGCTTGAATGAGCTTAACCAGTTTGCAAGTCCAGATGGCTTGGCATTTGATGGTCGCGGCATTCTTTGGATTCAAACTGATAACGGCGCAGATGAAGTCACGTCTTACACCAACGACCAAATGTTGGCGGTTGTACCATCTAAACTCACGAATGAAAATGGCGCTCAAGCAGTGATCGGAGCAGACAACCAAGCAGAGCTGAAACGCTTCTTTGTTGGTCCAAACGGTTGCGAAGTGACAGGCTTTACCATTAGCCCAGATTACAAATCGCTATTTGTTAACATTCAACACCCTGGTAACTGGCCATACAGTGATGATGCCGCGCAAGAAACTCCGGCTGGAACTACAGTTCGTCCTCGTGCTGCAACCGTTGTGATTCGTCGTGAAGATGGTGGCGAAATAGCGGTTTAATCTCATAGTGTATTAAGACCTTAAAACTCAAGCCCTGCAATTGCAGGGCTTGATGTTTAGGCTTATGTCTCGCTGTCATTCACATATGTGCGTTAGCGTTTTAACGAACCACCTGCGGTACGAATCACATCCTGATACCAGTAGAAGCTCTTTTTGCGTTTACGTTCTAAAGTGCCTTGTCCATCATCGTGACGATCAACGTAGATATATCCGTAACGTTTGCTCATTTCTGCCGTTGAGTTGGCTACTAAATCAATCGGCCCCCAACTGGTGAAACCCATTAATTCCA
Coding sequences within it:
- a CDS encoding PhoX family protein → MSKETFDATRYNQSDNKPFEEVLEASLSRRSILKGGLGISAMTAFGAFGLAGCNSSSSGTSASNGSGVSKAVLNFDSIPGSLTDAVSIPQGYTAQVLVPWGTPLNAQGSAWKNDGSNTSSDQLNALGMHHDGMHFFPLNDSTTDGLLCINHEYIDTSALHPNGPTVANGVRTIVDEVRKEINAHGVSVVRIQLKDNMWKLVDTDPLNRRYTGATVMDLSGPVAHTALTVTRFSPDGSQARGTLNNCGNGYTPWGTYLTCEENWPGYFVNTGTRTEEQDRIGVDDKSTRYLWETLAGNAEERLDEFTRFNVAPTGTSSADDYRNEANGHGYIVEIDPYTQNSRAKKRTALGRFRHEGCAFGKLEEGKPVVFYSGHDSRFEYLYKFESTATWDPADANPANRLATGDKYMDEGTLYVARFNEDSTGTWLPLTLDSVTTSGGTLADHFNSLAEVIINTAGAADLVGATPMDRPEWCSVDPFTGSVYLTLTNNTRRTDETNPANPRLNNKFGHVIRWDEGNSATDFTWDIFVFGSPANGDADTNRSGLNELNQFASPDGLAFDGRGILWIQTDNGADEVTSYTNDQMLAVVPSKLTNENGAQAVIGADNQAELKRFFVGPNGCEVTGFTISPDYKSLFVNIQHPGNWPYSDDAAQETPAGTTVRPRAATVVIRREDGGEIAV